Within Salvia splendens isolate huo1 chromosome 21, SspV2, whole genome shotgun sequence, the genomic segment ccccctccgtttgcctccggcgtcgccccgaacaataaaaaaaacagccatgtccgcactaaaccaagctaatactatatattccgccccctccatttccggatcctggatccgccactgcctaCCCTTGTTGCCATCGCGTGACCACCAACACTGATACCCCTATTCTCTATCGATTAGCCCAACAACAAACATTGAGCACATAAGCACGCAAGTTATCTCCCACCCTGCGTTTTTCGTTTCCATTGATAGCGCTAGAGTTAAAACCTATCGAAGCCACCGAGTTTCAAACTAGGTGCAAAACTAGGGTAAAACTCTAGTGCCGCCTGTGTCACCTCCACGTCCATCATCTAGTACTATCCATCACCTATTTCCCCTAGTTTTTTCCCGTCTTTGTACATTGTAGCGACAACGTAACCCAATTCGCAGCTCATAGCCGAGATAATCAATCTTGGAATGAACTGTATCAGTGTGGAATGGAGATGGATCGAGATTATAAGCGCATTTTGCTTATCATCAATCAATCATCAAATACTAGGACAACATTAGCCAAGAATAATAAGTTAATCTTGGTGTAATCTTTTTTACCAAACACAACCTAGAATTGTTGAACAATGATCCCCTGCTTTTGTATAGTGGCATAACCACAAAAACAGTGTTGCCAATTGCATTATGTATTTGAATGtatgaatttttaaatataataagcGACCATGGATCACACACATTTTCGATTTCGAGGGAATTTTTACATCTAAAAGTTGCTTAATTCGTCTTATATGAGACACCCAAATATTTGAATAGTAAAATTTAATCAATCAAATCGGGTTTCAATAGAGGAAACATTGCACAGGTTTGAAACCTGCATGGGCCAAATAAATCgttcttttaaattatttttcattctaaggctttttattttgaataaaagCTTTCCGGTCTTTTCAATAAAACTTTTCTGTATTCATAGATATTTAATAATGTATGAGTGTACAATTGATAATCAACAACATAATCTAATAATGTTGGACAGTTAATATCTACTGTCAGTAGTATACAACGAAAAATGTACTACTAGTTTATGTTTTCAATAGTATTAGGTTGaactaatttataaaaaacTTTAACTAAAATATGTGGAAATTAGAGAATGCATGTtttaattttccaaatataattatCAGATAcatatagtattttatatagGAACTGCTTATTCTTTTTTAAGTGGTATAAATTACTTATTCTGTTCATTCCTTTTGTTATAGGTTATGTTCCCATTGGTTTCCAAATTTATAATAGTGAAATGAAGGATAGGAAAGaatagaaaatttatcaaatttagTGGTCCACGGATATTTTATATTATGTTCTCTTAGACGGAGAAATAGGtttaattaggttaaaaataggaaaaattaTCATTTAAATCACAATTTTTGATTGAGTTATAATCAATaccataaattaaaaatagctaattaaatcaaaatatttgtatattgCTCAATTATCCCAtgcaattaatattttaatgtcaTTTGTTGTGACTTTATACTTTTAGTCATTATATCTTCACCAGTTACATAATAATCATCTAAAATCAACTATCATAATATACTCCTAGAACAATGCTAAATTTATTCAGAAGTTAACCAAAAAATAAGTACGATTTAAATgacaaatttcattaaaatattaatcgTATGAGACACTTGAGAAATGCGCAAAAGTTATGATTTAATTAGCTATGCTTTAAAGTTCAGAATTCAaccaaaaaatattattgaataacaattttccataaaaaatattatagcaTCAATACACTTTTAAGTTATGGGATTGACCAGAATTCAACCAAAAGATATGATTTGAATAACAATATTCCATAAAAGAAATATTATAGCATCAATACTCCATGATGGTATTATCATTTCAAGCATCAAATTTGAAAAACTATGTTGTGACTTGTGAGTTGAGAAATAGTGGAACATGTGTTGtatagttgtaatttgtaaatgaTTAGAAAAGATATGGATAAAggataatgagattgtgtccaAAAAAACCGAGAAATAAGTGACACCGTCATTTCTATAGTAGGAGTTGGGCTTTAACATTCATTGTCGAGTTGTTTAAAATCAAGCATAGGAAAAGTTTATATCTAGTTTACTAATTATGGCATATCTACAAAGATGAAATCGTATCTCTACAAAGATGAAATCGTATCTTGACTATTATGATGTGATGCAAAATTTTGTTATTGGTTATTCACTATTTATGGGAACATGGCACTGCTCATTTCTTTGGTCCTATTATTTCACGCTACAAAGATAAAATGGCATCTCTTTCAAAAACTTTTAAAAAGGATAAAGTAGTGGCCACACGCCATGTGTATTAAATATGGGTATACCATACACATATGATTAGGTAAAATGTTACAGATGTAAAAACCACATGCACATTTAggatttattaaatttaaatattaaaaaaagttctCTTTACGCATgaaaaatttatcaaattttcagtttcagtttGTCTATGAAAAAGTTGTTACTTTTCATTTTCATATAGGGTATGGCAAATTTCCACAAATAGCTTGAGGTTTGTTTGATTCAATTCTAGTCCATTCTCACAACtttcaaatataatcaattagtTTATCATAACTTTGTCATTTTTCTCGATTGTTCCACTGATTTAGATTTGGAGATTTGAAAGCtaaaatccatgattttttttgcatatttgtactcctccgtcccaaggtagttgagtcgtattacTTTTTGAATTGTCTGAAGGTAGTtgaatcatttattttttttaccaaaaactctttcttctctcatatctttactctctttctctctcttactttactctctccactttaatttTTAAcgcatcaatttcttaaatacTGTGCCCAAAAGAATGCCTTAACTACAGTAGGACGGAAGTAGTATATCATAGAAAAAATTGGACTATATATGAGAGCGTTAGAAAATAAATCTATTTTAATGGTAAAAATGACCGGACAACTTATGTGTGAACACATGGAATTTAAACTAGTCGGGCCACACCATACAGGAGAAAAAGGGACCTGTCGACTAACAATACTTAATGAGGCAACCTACATATCTTTTCTTGTGCatgtataataattttattgtgGTTCCATGCATAAATGTATGTAGTGTTTGTGGGTGCAATTATTATGATAACTTTTAAGAATCAGCATCTTATCTTATAGGCATTTGTTGACGTGGAAGTTCCATTGGCATTCATAATAGAATATCTAATAAGATACGAGAAATTAAGTGGATAAAAGATAAACTCCTTTTGGAAAATCTAGAGTAATAACCATTGGTCAAGCTTCTTCAAGGTAAAAGTTTTGATACCAAATTCAGTGAAGAGAATAAGGTTGTTTGGTCAGTAATTTTCCTTATAAAAGGTCACATATTAAAAATGCTGCTTGGTCAATTATAGCCTTCGATAACTTTTCACTTCATCACTAATTTTCATGTTcttgttaaattttttaaaacaggCCAGTTTTCAAACACATAATCAAAACAGAATTACCTGTAGCATAATGCAGCTGCAGAATGCCTAGAGAGTTGCTTCCCTCGACTACACTCGAAATACTTtaagccaaaaaaaaaaacactaatcAGATCAGATGAGAAATTCAAATCCAGATTTATACGAGTCAAAAACAGAAACAACGTAAATTTCCATTACTGCTACAGTTGACTACTCTTAAGGAACAAATTTGCTATAGACTCACTTTAATCCTTAACAAGTTGAAGCATCCCTTGATAGATGTAGATGCAGAACAAGTTGACAAAAAATCACTTTAATTCCACACGGAAATTCTACAGGTTCGAAAGGAAGTCAGTTGTGCGAGTCACAGAGTAGGAAGCTAGTGGTTTTGCAACAAGTCTACCAAGTTGGAGTATATTTGCTCTTTCATGGCATCTCGGTTGCTTGTATTCAGCGTGTAAATGGTTGCTCCTGGATGATTTTTCAACCTTGCAACTGTGTAGCAGAATACTTACATTAATCAAATGATCAGCCTGGATCACCAGAAAGAATATAGAGTAGTCTAATGAGGATGCAATGGAAGGCCAAACTTGTTTTAAAGGGAATGCAACGAGGGAAAACCACCAAAATGAGGGGGAAGGTATGCATATATGTAAGAATAAACCATTTTTTGTTGATATCTAATTCCTCAATAAAAGGAAAATTTTCAGTTCAATTCAGAGTTGGATGGGGATTGCCAATATAATAGGGAAGCTGACATATGGTTGTAAGGGTCCAAAGCCACTTTCGTGGTCATGATGAACAAGAAAAAATAGATCTACTTAAGCAAGTACGATACAAGTTGaccatttttaaattttacacCATGCTGCATTTCAACAAAACCATACCCCTCAATGGAGTACTTGCGGAAGAACAGGCTGATGCTCCTTCATTGACATGCACTTAAAGAAATAGTTTTCATAATCCAAGTAGATTCATATTACTATGTCTTATCATCATGAAATAATAAAAGTTGCAGCAATTGTCAGATTTTACTCAACCAAGTACCTCCAGGAATATCTCTGCCAGATTTTGGGACAGGGACAGTTGCCAACAGAGGGATATTGGATTCTAGAACTCTTAAGACAGCAGGGAAGAATGATGCACTGGACAGCTCCATTTTACCAACTTCATCAATAATGAACAGATCAGTGTCTTCTTTAACCTGGACATAGGTGCATTCAGTTCAAACTACAAGATTCACCTGCATTACAAGAAAACTGTTTGACAGACGTCATCCTAGATCTACAATTTTAACAAGATTCTCCAGGAATGATCTCAAGGTTCACATAGCACTCTACAAATAGTAAAGTACAAAATGGTAGAACAACAGCACAATGTTTACTGACCTCCAACTCAGGCAATGCTAATGACTCAAATGACCAAACATCTACTTTGTACCTCCCCACGTTTGGCCATTTGTGAGATTCACGGCTGCTATAAACAGGAAAATTCGCATTCTAAATATAGCGCCCACAGTCAAAGGATAGCAATGAATTGTACTCCCTATGTTccgcggtagttgagtcatttcattttctgtactcgttttagaaaaatgatagtaataaatgttaatgtggagaaaaagtaaagtaagaagagaataatgtagataaaacCCTAGACTCTTATCTACCTTATTCtgtcacttactttactctgtctctattttaactactccctccattccacaataagagtcacattttgccatttctgtctgtcccacaataagagtcacatttcacttttactataaagtagatctcacatttcactaactcacttccctcacattctattataaaaccaatataaaaaagtaggcctcatattccactaacttttccaacccactattctttacatttcttaaaacccgttcccacaccaaatgtgacacctattgtgggacagagggtgtatttttttttatcatttttggtgtttttttttttatcatttttccaaaacgagtgcagaaaatgaaatgactcaactactgcgaaacggagggagtatataaggAAGGAAATATAGCTAATTAACTGACACTGCgtgaaaaaaacaaagaaataatTATGCCCAATTATATTGGCTAGTGGCTAGCATACTCTGGATGCAGCAACATAGTCAGACTTTGTTATTGGTGTTCTTGGTTAGAGTAACTACAAATATGACTGAGAATTCAATCTCGAGTAAGAATCACAAGCCTTATCGAGGACAATGGTCAAATCAGCTTTAAGAAGATTTTATAGAGGACATCTTGAAGCTCTCTCGAAGGCAAGTGTTGAATCTCTGATAAGATTGTTATCAAGGTGTATCCTCTTCCATTTAAGCTATATATAATCAAGTGTAATAAGTCATGTGTGACATCCAAAGTTTACTTATTAATACTAGATTTAAGAGTTCCCTAGAGAATTTTTTAAGCATTCAAGCTATTAGGATACATAAACTTCACTCTCTTATGTAGAAAGAAGCAAACAGAACAGTGTTAGTAATGTCAGCCTATAGCAAAGAGAGTATGAAGGTTAGCTTTGCTCTCgcatttaaatatttgtttcAAGAAAAAGTGTCAACACAATGGCTGTTTGATTCTTGTCTTCTGTTATGTTATACTAGCAAACTTAAAGTAGCAAGTGAGTGCATGCACTGTGATAACAGTCATATGAGTTACTAAAATACAATAGTGCTGTTCTTGAAAATGTTTAATCCTCCATAACCATAATGAAACAAACACAATTTGGTCCATTCCattttgaaatgtaaaaaatacaAACTAAATTAAAGAAATGACCATCGCAACCTCATAGCCAAAAGCGATCCATTGCTGGTATACATGAAGATTCGGTATAACATAAAAATGAGAATGTGGATGGAAGAAATGAAAGAGCAAATAGCACCTAGTGATATTGGTGGATGCCAGAGGACCCAGCGGCCATCAATAGTAACCACTTCAAATCCTACCCTATCACACCCTTCTCTTACCTCACCTACGTAAGTCAATTATATTCATCaataatatactccattatCTAACTCCTTTGCCAAAGCGAGATTCAATAATTTCCTCATCAATTAACTAGTGATCAATTGCAGTTATTTtagctcattttacttcatatCACTTCAAAGCAATTCCAGTAACACACCAAACAACAGCACAGAATAGCAACAAAGATATCAAAGCTAAACAACATCGAAACAGATTGAAATAATCAACGAAATTGATTAAGTAAAAGGAACAGGCGTGATTAGGATCGCGTACGAGTATAAAAACCCTGAATCTTTAAGTTAGGATTGTATTGTTTGAGGGCATCCAGAACTCGGATTATCGGAGTAGTTTTCCCCACTCCCTGCATAAATCACCAAACAATGACTGCTCTGAATAGTATAGAGAGTTTCtgcttttatttataaaaacatATTCGGATAGATACTCACCGGAGATCCGGTGACGAGAAAGCATTTTCCGGCGCCCGCCATTACAGAAGCGCTTCCAAAATTGCCACGACACCGTCTAACACTGGACTCACAAAAGAGAGAATTTCGTTTTCGGTCCCCACCCTTTTCACCAAATACTTATATCTTTTTCGTTTCTGTACttcaatattttaatataaaaaaaaattcaattgcATAAAACTTTTCCTTGTTAATTGTTCTATCACTTCGGTGTATTCTAATTTGCGTGTTTATATTctcatattaaattattatgattcagaaaagaaaatgatatttaaattattttactgtatatttttaacataatttATGAAATAGTATTAGTGACAAATCATCATATcccattttattaaaaatttgaagGAGATTTTTCTTACTTTCAAGATGCACAAGATGATGTCATTTTGTTCATGTGAATATGCCAGCTTATTTGAGAATAGCAGAAATTGACCATGGAGTATTTGTCAAGTATGCATTTGTCAACAGTGATTTTATGGATATTTCCGATTTCATTggattaaaataatactagtatatttcgCTTTCAACATGCAAACTTCCATGTTGAATATCGAATTCTTAATTGCTCAAAGCTCATCAATAATCCTACTCAACAAGCCCATTATTTTCGCTTTAATAAGACCAAACTACAACAAATCCTAAAATCCATCcgcaacaaaataaaataatcttataaaCATGAGAATTTTAATAAGTGATGGTggaattcattttattttattgtgagtGTGTTTTAGGATTTGTTTTAGAGTTGGTTGTAGGTGATCCTTCTAATAGCCTATAATGTTGATTGAACATTAGATAGAGTATTCCACGCTATAATTTAATACCGTATTGTTttctattctattctattcACCACATTCAAGATATTTTGTGTTAAACAAAATTCCATAATAGAAGGTCAAAGTCCAAAGTAAATTGTAACTAAGCATAGTCAATAATCAAGGTTCAAAATTGGAACTTCATTACTACagttaaaatattagtaatgaGAAAGGTATATACCTCAGATCATGAATATACGTTTCCATCAACACAATCAGGATATATCTAAAATACTAAGCACTACAAATATAAAACTGGttcaaataaaatacacatgcGAGTGGATCGGGCGAATATTAAGAGACACATGACCAAATACGTTTTCAATGAAAACACTATCTACAAACCTAAATCATATTCCCATTGCTAATACTATCAgtctaattttagaaaaatggaaaatgaaCGAGACCGGAAAAGACAGAATAATGAATCAATGTGTGGACAAGTGGAAGCGCAATTTAAAAAGGCTGAAATCATCTCATAATTCTCTTGTTTGACCAACACACAAATATCGCATTCATCTACCacacaattcattaaattaaatccaaatcaacaATATAAAAGGTATTAAATCaggaataaaaaagaaattaagacTAGTGCGATTGATTATCATTAAGCAAGCACCGAAAGATCTAAACAAAGAGTACATAAACCAATCCCATCTGAACATCACCTATTTTTAGTTCTTttttcctacaccaaattaaaaacaaaaaatataggaaaatagCGAAAAAGATGAAAGCTATTTATAAAAAGAGGGGTAACTAGTTCAGATGGCAGAGTGGTAGTAGCATAGACCACGTCTCCTTCACTCGTCGtcctcatcctcatcatcctgcaaattgtaacatttaaaaatattcaaaataaaaataaattttaatttaattaagcagTGGTAATTACATCTGCGCTGCCATCTTCGTCGTCGTCATCTTCATCGTTCACCTCCGACTTGGATTTGTCGGACTCGTCATCAGCACCACCGCCGTCGTTCTGTTTGGAGATTTCTACTTAGTTGATGCGtgaaaaattaacaaaaaataacaacAGATATGGTGAGAGAATTACGAGTTTCTTGTTGTAAGCCTTGAGGGTTACTTCATAATCGCTTTTCCTTTTCTCCGCCTTTGCGACGTATGGAGCTTTCTCCTGTAAACCGAAGATCGTGAACTCAATTGAAAAAACCAATTGAAATTTGAAGATTGCTAGAATCATATTTCAGAGCAACGTGAGGCTTACAGCTTCAGTCATGGATTTCCATTTCTCACCACCAGCCTTTCCAACCTACGAAGAATTTGTTTATATGATTCGTCAAAATTTCATAGAAACAACTAAAACTATACTCAATTCTGGATCTAAACTAGGTATAACTACTCACAGCGGAGACCGATTTGTTGTTCGGGTGCTTCTCTTTGTAAGTCTTCCTGAAGTCCTCCCTACGAATTAAACAGGtaacaaatcagaaaaacaaATTCATATAAGTAGACGAAAAATTAACATGTACAGATCCATACATGAAGACGAAGAAGGCACTAGCAGGCCTCTTAGGCTTGTTTGGATCCTTAGCCGCCTTCCCCTTCTTCGCCGCCGGCTTTTTACCGCCCGCGGCTCCTTTCTTCACCGAAAGCCTATTCAAAGCAAATAATCAATTAGTCTGGGAAACAAACTCACATACCATAAATCACGGATCTAAACCAAAACCGATCGGGAAAACCTACTTCGCATCCGCTTTCTTCGACTCCGCCTTGGATCTTCCTCCTTTCATGTCGAACCTGCGAAATCGGCGGAAAACTCGGTCAGAATCGTCGCAACTCGGCGAGAAACACAATTTTGCACTCACCTAATAATGagaattctagagagagagagagagaaacgaaGAGATATGCTTTGCGTTGGTGTTGTGTTTGTGCGTTAGTCGAGAGAGGGTGGTATATGTGAGAGGGAGGGATAAGGGGTCTGAAAGGAAAGAGCCTCAAAAGTTCTCCAAAATTCACTCACAAACCAAATTGAAGTCCGGGTTTGGGCGGGATTTCAATTTACCCCCGCCATGTCACCAATCCGCGTGAAGCCCATCCGAACGCTCTCATTCGTTGGATtcgttaggcca encodes:
- the LOC121783274 gene encoding HMG1/2-like protein — encoded protein: MKGGRSKAESKKADAKLSVKKGAAGGKKPAAKKGKAAKDPNKPKRPASAFFVFMEDFRKTYKEKHPNNKSVSAVGKAGGEKWKSMTEAEKAPYVAKAEKRKSDYEVTLKAYNKKLNDGGGADDESDKSKSEVNDEDDDDEDGSADDDEDEDDE